In Odocoileus virginianus isolate 20LAN1187 ecotype Illinois chromosome 23, Ovbor_1.2, whole genome shotgun sequence, one DNA window encodes the following:
- the GOLT1B gene encoding vesicle transport protein GOT1B isoform X2 yields MISLTDTQKIGMGLTGFGVFFLFFGMILFFDKALLAIGNVLFVAGLAFVIGLERTFRFFFQKHKMKATGFFLGGVFVVLIGWPLIGMIFEIYGFFLLFRGFFPVVVGFIRRVPVLGSLLNLPGIRSTT; encoded by the exons ATGATCTCGTTAACGGACACACAGA AAATTGGAATGGGATTAACAGGATTTGGAGTgttcttcctattctttggaatgaTCCTCTTTTTTGACAAAGCACTACTGGCTATTGGAAAT GTTTTATTTGTGGCTGGCTTGGCTTTTGTAATTGGTTTAGAAAGAACATTCAGATTCTTCttccaaaaacataaaatgaaagctACGGGATTTTTCCTGGGTGGTGTGTTTGTGGTCCTGATTGGTTGGCCTTTGATAGGCATGATCTTTGAAATTTATGGATTCTTTCTCTTGTTCAG GGGCTTCTTTCCTGTGGTTGTTGGCTTTATTAGAAGAGTGCCAGTCCTTGGATCACTCTTGAACTTACCTGGAATTAGATCG ACTACATAG
- the GOLT1B gene encoding vesicle transport protein GOT1B isoform X1, with product MISLTDTQKIGMGLTGFGVFFLFFGMILFFDKALLAIGNVLFVAGLAFVIGLERTFRFFFQKHKMKATGFFLGGVFVVLIGWPLIGMIFEIYGFFLLFRGFFPVVVGFIRRVPVLGSLLNLPGIRSFVDKVGESNNMV from the exons ATGATCTCGTTAACGGACACACAGA AAATTGGAATGGGATTAACAGGATTTGGAGTgttcttcctattctttggaatgaTCCTCTTTTTTGACAAAGCACTACTGGCTATTGGAAAT GTTTTATTTGTGGCTGGCTTGGCTTTTGTAATTGGTTTAGAAAGAACATTCAGATTCTTCttccaaaaacataaaatgaaagctACGGGATTTTTCCTGGGTGGTGTGTTTGTGGTCCTGATTGGTTGGCCTTTGATAGGCATGATCTTTGAAATTTATGGATTCTTTCTCTTGTTCAG GGGCTTCTTTCCTGTGGTTGTTGGCTTTATTAGAAGAGTGCCAGTCCTTGGATCACTCTTGAACTTACCTGGAATTAGATCG TTTGTAGATAAAGTCGGAGAAAGCAACAATATGGTATAA